A genomic window from Candidatus Nitrosotenuis uzonensis includes:
- a CDS encoding NAD-dependent epimerase/dehydratase family protein, translating into MRIAILGSQGFVGKNMVDYLDEKFDVISSDTYISGTGKNYVKADARKFDEVKRLLKDVDIVIDLIAHNLVSSFNDVIENANINIIGLLNILESCRINNVKKILFPSASSMIGTAVKNPVPETHDAFPTTPYGVTKLASEHYLRIYKELYGLNFVIFRFFNIYGPHQLNGLIPNIISRILKNQPVTIFGDGMQTRDFVYVKDVVSFFEDSIKSSRADNKILNMGTGKPTAIIDVVKIIYELLKQNPSIEKKPQRAGEISNFVADTTLLEQTFGKKPPTSVKFGLAETVDWYKKYSDFK; encoded by the coding sequence AAACATGGTTGATTATTTAGATGAAAAATTTGATGTAATATCTTCTGATACTTATATTTCGGGAACAGGAAAAAACTATGTAAAGGCAGATGCACGAAAATTCGATGAAGTAAAACGACTACTAAAAGATGTTGATATTGTCATCGATCTAATAGCTCATAATTTGGTATCTTCTTTTAACGATGTAATAGAAAATGCTAACATCAATATAATTGGATTATTAAATATTTTAGAATCCTGTAGAATTAATAATGTAAAAAAAATCCTTTTTCCTTCTGCGTCTTCAATGATTGGTACAGCTGTCAAGAATCCTGTACCTGAAACTCATGATGCCTTTCCTACAACTCCATATGGGGTTACAAAATTAGCTTCTGAACACTATCTACGAATTTACAAGGAGTTATACGGACTGAATTTTGTAATTTTTAGGTTTTTTAACATTTATGGACCACATCAGCTAAATGGTCTTATACCAAATATAATATCAAGGATTTTGAAGAATCAGCCAGTTACCATTTTCGGAGACGGAATGCAAACAAGAGATTTTGTTTATGTAAAAGACGTCGTTTCTTTTTTTGAAGATTCTATCAAATCAAGTAGGGCTGATAATAAGATATTAAACATGGGAACTGGTAAGCCAACAGCAATAATTGACGTAGTAAAAATAATTTATGAATTACTTAAACAAAATCCGTCGATTGAAAAAAAACCTCAAAGAGCAGGAGAAATATCGAACTTTGTTGCTGATACTACCTTGTTAGAACAAACCTTTGGGAAAAAACCTCCTACATCGGTAAAATTCGGTTTAGCAGAAACTGTGGATTGGTACAAAAAATATTCTGACTTTAAATGA
- a CDS encoding helix-turn-helix domain-containing protein produces MHYVGGNKTAEEIATMCGVSDRTLRRWTRDYDIKGPQALHPQKPGPKQGIGSISENLEQKIVSLKQRHPSWGARRIKYQYDLPCHWRTVHRIIKGIRCL; encoded by the coding sequence ATGCATTATGTTGGAGGAAACAAAACCGCCGAGGAGATAGCGACGATGTGTGGTGTATCTGACAGAACGCTGAGACGGTGGACTCGTGACTATGACATCAAAGGACCGCAAGCATTACATCCGCAAAAACCCGGTCCAAAACAAGGCATTGGCTCCATATCTGAGAATCTTGAACAAAAGATAGTAAGCCTCAAGCAAAGACATCCGTCCTGGGGCGCAAGACGAATCAAGTACCAGTATGATCTTCCCTGCCATTGGAGGACAGTACACCGCATCATCAAAGGCATCAGATGCTTGTAA
- a CDS encoding DDE-type integrase/transposase/recombinase, translating to MEDSTPHHQRHQMLVRTKTKPQPSKCFQRRNVDSMWQGDTFQFRISGTGKMYVTGFTDDRSRYRIISKAYLSKSKKESINALYHALKKGRVPSQIYLDNGRQFTAKEFREEIAKNNIRLVYGRPYHPRGRGKIERYHSILWQELVSQVRFSSLSHFRAELRKFDRRYNHWSKNHTLGWKTPASIYNDRKYFNKKRQKILI from the coding sequence TTGGAGGACAGTACACCGCATCATCAAAGGCATCAGATGCTTGTAAGAACCAAGACAAAACCGCAACCATCAAAATGCTTCCAGAGAAGAAATGTGGATTCGATGTGGCAGGGCGACACGTTTCAGTTCCGCATCTCAGGCACGGGAAAGATGTATGTGACAGGGTTCACTGACGACCGCTCGCGATACCGCATAATATCCAAGGCATACCTGAGCAAAAGCAAGAAGGAATCAATCAACGCGTTATATCATGCGCTGAAAAAAGGAAGGGTTCCAAGTCAGATCTATTTGGACAATGGAAGGCAGTTCACCGCAAAAGAGTTCAGGGAGGAGATTGCCAAAAACAACATCAGGCTAGTCTACGGAAGGCCGTACCATCCGCGCGGCAGAGGCAAGATAGAAAGGTACCACAGCATTCTCTGGCAGGAACTGGTATCACAGGTAAGGTTCTCATCACTGTCACACTTTAGGGCTGAGCTCAGAAAGTTTGACAGGAGATACAATCACTGGAGCAAGAACCACACGCTTGGATGGAAGACACCAGCATCCATATACAATGACAGAAAATATTTCAACAAAAAGAGGCAGAAGATATTGATTTAG
- a CDS encoding glycosyltransferase family 4 protein, whose product MDLTQKWGDYVRVFSLMNNLRDEGVDVFVLIVRPEYASPRIKRTQEDGVNVIQIHSPLRFLGNKRISRHIRYLSCYPLISKIASELIEEHGISHVYSYMPGTGSSGPAMKIKARHKIKFILDLADMYSMIKPQLIVNKSFKEADKIIVITKYLMDDLLKRGIPKEKIFQIPNGVDLVVFDPDKHLHTINKIRYDLGAEQLIVYSGALQDLNMVIDSAPLVKAKFPNVKYLIIGDHRDPLKSKSVWEKKIHEKGISDCFIFLGRIQRDKIPPYLTAADVCIDSFPNEPYYAAAHPIKLLEYGGCGKAVVATRISETANIIKHGEFGLLAESGNVEEYASYIIKLLNNPSKTREMGRNFQEYVQREFDWKILAKKLKQILEI is encoded by the coding sequence GTGGATCTCACCCAAAAATGGGGAGATTATGTTAGAGTATTTTCACTGATGAACAATTTACGCGACGAAGGAGTAGATGTTTTTGTTCTTATAGTGAGACCAGAATATGCATCTCCCAGAATTAAAAGAACTCAAGAAGATGGGGTGAATGTTATACAAATACACTCACCATTACGCTTTCTTGGGAATAAAAGAATTTCAAGACATATTCGGTACTTATCCTGTTATCCACTAATATCCAAAATTGCTTCTGAATTAATTGAAGAACATGGAATAAGCCATGTCTATTCATACATGCCAGGAACCGGCAGCTCAGGCCCTGCAATGAAAATTAAAGCAAGACACAAAATCAAATTCATTTTGGATCTTGCAGACATGTATTCGATGATTAAACCACAATTGATTGTTAATAAATCATTCAAGGAAGCTGACAAAATCATTGTGATTACCAAATACTTAATGGATGATCTTCTTAAACGCGGAATACCTAAAGAAAAAATATTTCAGATACCTAATGGAGTAGATCTTGTAGTTTTTGATCCTGATAAACATCTGCACACCATTAATAAGATTCGTTACGATCTTGGAGCTGAACAATTAATCGTTTATTCCGGTGCGTTACAGGATCTCAATATGGTTATTGATTCTGCACCGCTTGTAAAAGCAAAATTTCCAAATGTTAAATATCTAATAATAGGAGATCACAGGGATCCATTAAAATCGAAGTCAGTATGGGAGAAAAAAATTCATGAAAAAGGCATATCTGACTGTTTTATCTTTCTTGGTAGAATACAACGGGACAAAATACCGCCATATCTGACGGCAGCAGATGTGTGTATAGACTCCTTTCCAAATGAACCCTATTATGCAGCTGCTCACCCCATAAAACTTCTTGAATATGGGGGGTGCGGTAAGGCGGTTGTTGCGACAAGAATTTCTGAGACAGCCAATATAATAAAACATGGAGAATTTGGACTCTTGGCAGAATCAGGAAATGTAGAAGAGTACGCATCCTACATAATCAAATTACTGAACAATCCTAGTAAAACAAGAGAAATGGGTCGTAATTTTCAAGAATACGTGCAACGTGAGTTTGATTGGAAGATCCTTGCAAAAAAACTAAAGCAAATACTTGAAATCTAG
- a CDS encoding NAD-dependent epimerase/dehydratase family protein has translation MSQKRSNLSSIRGSTVLVTGGNGAVGCNLVRRLLELSCNIVVLDDFSQSKKGNLPLDKNIKIIRGDIADEKTLNKTFATRYDYIFHLAARFANEMSVLNPIEDLRVNIQGTLQLLLHAAKQKTTRFLYSSSSSLYGPQKENVFTETLRPNPSTPYAVSKLAAEYYCSAIKKTCGIDYTIVRLSNSYGPFDPPGKFRNVIPNFFMSAMHNKHLTITGTGRETRDFTFVGDTVQGILLAITEPKAKNETFNLGTGKETSILSIAKLIMRITDSKSKIVFKPMRSFDHIKRRRMDIRKANKILGYRPTTSIQDGLKMTYEWFQKQHYD, from the coding sequence GTGAGTCAAAAGCGCAGTAATCTAAGCTCTATCCGCGGTTCCACGGTATTGGTAACTGGTGGGAACGGCGCAGTGGGATGCAATCTCGTAAGGCGTCTACTTGAGCTATCCTGTAACATTGTGGTATTGGATGACTTTTCACAGAGTAAAAAAGGAAATCTGCCTCTAGATAAAAATATCAAGATTATACGTGGTGATATTGCTGACGAGAAAACCCTCAACAAAACATTCGCTACCAGATACGATTACATCTTCCACCTTGCTGCGCGCTTTGCAAATGAGATGTCCGTTTTGAACCCGATTGAGGATTTGAGGGTAAACATACAAGGAACTCTACAGCTGCTTTTGCACGCCGCAAAACAAAAAACAACAAGATTTTTGTATAGTTCTTCTTCATCCCTTTACGGACCGCAAAAAGAGAACGTCTTTACAGAAACACTACGACCAAATCCTTCGACACCATATGCTGTAAGCAAGCTAGCGGCAGAGTACTATTGTAGTGCAATAAAGAAGACCTGTGGAATTGATTATACAATAGTGCGACTGTCAAACTCTTACGGTCCGTTTGATCCACCAGGAAAATTTCGTAACGTAATTCCAAACTTCTTTATGTCTGCGATGCATAACAAACATCTTACAATCACGGGTACTGGAAGGGAGACACGAGATTTTACATTTGTAGGTGACACAGTACAAGGAATACTTCTAGCTATTACTGAGCCGAAGGCAAAAAATGAAACATTCAATCTTGGTACAGGTAAGGAGACTTCTATATTGTCAATAGCAAAACTGATTATGCGGATCACTGATAGCAAGTCAAAAATTGTTTTCAAACCAATGAGAAGCTTTGATCATATTAAAAGACGCAGAATGGATATCAGAAAAGCAAACAAGATTCTTGGGTACAGACCAACAACATCAATTCAAGATGGATTGAAGATGACATACGAATGGTTTCAAAAACAGCATTATGATTAA
- a CDS encoding nucleotide sugar dehydrogenase produces the protein MMSEKYRYLLELIESKRAKLGIIGLGQVGLPTALSFADAGFSVTGNDVNKNLLDGLAKGAIPFEEEGLADLLHKCLQNNKFHTVERTEELIRECDVIIVCVPTPLTEHVRPDMSYLEDIMQILANSFLEGKLVIIESSIPPGTFEDMILPHLQKKNMLGDNVWAAFVPERLAPGSATREIRTTPRVIGFHDIASGHLAQSLYKKMISGQVITTDVRIAEISKLVENTYRDVNVALANEVSLICEIYGIDFKELQTVCNSHPRVNLHSAGPGVGGPCLPKDPYLLLNPHGGNTIESKIIQHARNVNDSMPRRVVDLIASGLSFHGKSLSDSKIGIWGVAYKANVSDTRFSPAKMVISELIRQGSHVIVFDPYTQESFGGTKVSDMWGAVEGSDALVIITDHNTFRNADLDSIKSKLSTPVVVDTRRMFDGNLARSISLTYLAIGYPGLRK, from the coding sequence ATGATGTCAGAAAAATATCGTTACCTTCTCGAACTGATTGAGAGTAAGAGGGCAAAACTAGGTATAATAGGTCTTGGTCAAGTGGGTCTTCCGACAGCACTAAGTTTTGCAGATGCGGGATTTAGCGTAACTGGAAACGATGTAAACAAGAATCTCCTAGATGGCTTAGCTAAAGGTGCAATACCATTTGAGGAAGAAGGGCTAGCAGATCTTTTACATAAATGTCTTCAGAACAATAAATTTCATACAGTAGAGAGGACAGAAGAGCTAATCAGGGAATGTGACGTGATTATTGTCTGCGTTCCAACGCCACTTACAGAGCATGTAAGACCTGACATGTCGTATCTTGAAGACATAATGCAAATTCTTGCAAACAGTTTCCTTGAAGGAAAATTGGTAATAATTGAAAGCTCCATTCCGCCAGGCACATTTGAGGACATGATACTTCCACATCTACAAAAGAAAAACATGTTGGGGGATAATGTATGGGCAGCATTTGTGCCGGAAAGACTTGCTCCTGGAAGCGCCACAAGAGAAATACGCACAACCCCAAGAGTGATAGGATTCCATGATATTGCTTCTGGTCATTTAGCACAATCCTTGTACAAAAAGATGATTAGCGGACAAGTAATAACTACGGATGTAAGGATCGCAGAGATATCAAAACTGGTAGAAAATACATATCGAGACGTAAACGTGGCACTTGCAAACGAGGTGAGCTTGATCTGTGAAATATATGGAATTGACTTTAAGGAGTTACAGACAGTATGTAATTCGCATCCTAGAGTAAACCTTCACAGTGCAGGACCGGGAGTTGGTGGACCATGTCTTCCAAAAGATCCATATCTATTATTGAATCCACATGGAGGCAATACAATCGAATCCAAGATTATACAACATGCCAGAAACGTCAATGATTCTATGCCAAGACGTGTGGTTGATCTGATTGCGTCCGGATTATCATTTCACGGAAAATCACTATCTGATTCAAAAATAGGAATATGGGGAGTTGCGTATAAGGCAAATGTCAGCGACACTAGGTTCAGCCCAGCTAAGATGGTAATCTCAGAGCTGATTCGACAAGGCTCACATGTGATTGTATTTGATCCTTATACGCAGGAAAGCTTCGGGGGTACAAAAGTGTCCGACATGTGGGGTGCTGTAGAAGGAAGTGATGCTCTGGTGATTATCACAGATCATAATACTTTCAGGAACGCAGATCTTGATTCAATCAAGAGCAAGCTTTCTACTCCTGTAGTGGTAGACACCAGAAGAATGTTTGATGGCAATCTGGCACGTTCAATATCGCTTACATATCTTGCAATTGGCTATCCGGGGTTGAGAAAGTGA
- the wecB gene encoding non-hydrolyzing UDP-N-acetylglucosamine 2-epimerase, whose protein sequence is MKLAFVLGTRPEIIKMAPIINKTKKNESVVIYTGQHYDFDMSLRFIEELGMREPEYKMKLTKLQNTNTDRATQTGEIILKLAKILSEINPDTVLVQGDTNTVLAAAITSIKCNIPVSHVEAGLRSYDWRMPEEHNRIAVDHISEWLFAPTIKAKKTLLDEKVHGKAYVTGNTSIDAVEQNIANAQKKNKLNVLNGKFILATLHRGENVDDKTTLYSIMKALMDSPLRVILPAHPRTVQRLRQFGMLEKIKSSKTVSLISAIGYFDMLYLLKKCDFIVTDSGGIQEEATSPKIRKKVLITRKTTDRPEGLETGHSELVGVDTQSILRAIKRTVDNPKIVVRSSPYGSGNASERILNILKDRLG, encoded by the coding sequence ATGAAACTAGCTTTTGTGTTGGGAACAAGACCTGAGATCATCAAGATGGCTCCCATCATCAACAAAACAAAGAAAAATGAAAGTGTGGTCATCTATACTGGACAACATTATGATTTTGACATGAGTTTACGATTCATCGAGGAATTGGGTATGAGAGAGCCAGAATACAAAATGAAGCTCACAAAACTCCAAAATACAAACACTGATAGAGCAACACAAACTGGTGAAATAATACTAAAGCTTGCAAAAATCCTATCTGAAATTAATCCTGACACAGTGCTAGTCCAAGGTGATACTAACACTGTTCTTGCAGCCGCTATAACTAGCATAAAATGTAATATCCCTGTGAGTCACGTGGAGGCAGGATTACGTAGCTATGATTGGAGAATGCCAGAAGAGCATAACAGAATTGCAGTTGATCATATCTCAGAATGGTTATTTGCTCCCACCATCAAAGCAAAAAAGACTCTACTTGATGAGAAAGTACACGGAAAAGCCTATGTAACTGGAAACACTTCAATTGATGCGGTAGAGCAAAACATTGCAAACGCACAAAAGAAGAATAAACTTAACGTTCTCAATGGCAAATTCATTCTGGCAACCCTGCATCGAGGGGAGAACGTAGATGACAAAACAACGCTTTATTCAATAATGAAGGCGCTCATGGACTCACCATTGAGAGTTATTCTTCCTGCGCATCCAAGAACTGTGCAAAGATTACGACAGTTCGGTATGCTTGAGAAAATAAAGAGTTCAAAGACAGTCTCATTAATTTCCGCAATAGGCTATTTTGACATGCTTTATCTTTTGAAAAAATGTGATTTTATTGTAACTGACTCTGGGGGTATACAGGAGGAAGCAACTTCACCTAAGATTAGGAAAAAAGTACTAATCACAAGAAAGACAACGGATAGGCCCGAGGGATTAGAAACAGGGCATTCAGAACTCGTAGGTGTTGACACACAAAGTATACTGAGAGCTATAAAGAGAACTGTAGATAACCCAAAGATAGTAGTAAGGTCAAGTCCGTACGGGTCTGGTAATGCATCAGAAAGAATTCTAAATATTCTGAAAGATCGTCTTGGTTAG
- a CDS encoding glycosyltransferase family 4 protein: protein MRILIISPTQTGIGGIAQHVSGLAKYLKSMNYDVDIISSENTFTIPIKGLRNPSFMLSSYLKTKFKKKYDIVHAHNVPAALAMKNIYGKKVLTLHGVFSRQIDEIHGKTTGTISEKYERDALGWADIVTVISKEAFDFYSKMVTNIKQVPNAIDVKSLPQNVDRLYEKQIIFAGRLSKEKGIDTLVKIARMLPTDIHLIVLGSGPEEAKMRDLAEIQNNVHFLGYKSKEKTISLIRGSDILIQPSLAEGISTTILEAMACGTAVVASNVGGNGEVIKNGITGFLFDPHNYEEFVRKITELLSDKKNTISIINNAKSEVEKYDWSHVGKLYLDIYESVLDQSKYQRSDRQL from the coding sequence GTGAGGATTCTCATAATTTCGCCAACACAAACAGGAATTGGAGGAATCGCACAGCATGTTTCAGGTCTTGCAAAATATCTAAAAAGCATGAACTATGATGTAGATATAATATCGTCAGAGAACACGTTTACCATTCCTATTAAGGGATTGCGTAATCCAAGCTTTATGTTATCATCATATTTGAAAACAAAATTCAAAAAAAAATATGATATAGTGCACGCTCATAACGTCCCTGCTGCACTTGCTATGAAGAACATATATGGAAAGAAAGTCCTTACACTTCACGGAGTATTTTCAAGACAGATTGATGAGATTCATGGTAAAACCACAGGTACAATCTCGGAAAAATATGAGAGGGATGCACTTGGGTGGGCCGATATAGTGACCGTAATATCAAAGGAAGCATTCGACTTTTACTCAAAGATGGTAACTAATATCAAACAAGTGCCTAACGCAATTGATGTAAAATCACTCCCACAAAATGTGGATAGACTTTATGAAAAACAGATCATTTTTGCTGGACGCCTCTCAAAGGAAAAAGGTATAGATACATTAGTAAAAATTGCTAGAATGTTACCTACAGACATACACTTGATTGTATTGGGTTCGGGTCCAGAGGAGGCAAAGATGCGCGATCTTGCTGAAATACAGAACAACGTACACTTTCTCGGGTATAAGTCAAAAGAAAAGACAATTTCATTGATACGGGGATCAGATATTCTGATTCAACCGTCATTGGCAGAAGGAATTAGCACGACAATCCTAGAGGCCATGGCATGCGGCACTGCAGTGGTAGCCTCAAACGTAGGCGGTAATGGTGAAGTAATCAAGAATGGCATTACTGGATTTTTGTTTGATCCTCATAACTATGAAGAATTTGTCCGCAAAATAACAGAATTACTATCTGATAAAAAAAATACAATTAGTATTATAAATAATGCAAAATCTGAAGTTGAAAAATATGACTGGAGCCACGTTGGAAAACTTTACCTAGATATCTATGAATCTGTCCTAGACCAATCAAAATATCAAAGATCTGATCGACAATTATGA
- a CDS encoding NAD-dependent epimerase/dehydratase family protein, whose product MNFIVTGGAGFIGNHLVKLLVDKGHRVGVIDNLCSGNLKNLLPIINKIEFYKTDILDYEKLKEIVKDVDGIFHQAGLTDVQESFANKELYYKVNVLGTENILKLAKEFGFKVVFASSASVYGNASKIPISEDAQKNPLNPYGQTKLECEKLCEKYAKLGVRITVLRYFNVFGQGQNKAYAGVISKFLENLANKKPPIIHGDGNQIRDFVSVDDVVRANLLAMLSDSQGTFNVGSGTAISIKDLADMMIRMSGLDIKPTYDDALEGDVMQSQADIALIKKLNWKPQTSLEEWLKHVFDSGVLMLETK is encoded by the coding sequence ATGAATTTCATAGTTACGGGCGGTGCAGGTTTTATCGGAAATCATCTGGTAAAACTGCTTGTTGACAAAGGGCACAGGGTGGGCGTGATCGACAATCTATGCTCTGGAAATCTAAAAAACCTTTTGCCAATAATTAACAAGATAGAATTTTACAAAACCGACATACTCGACTATGAAAAGTTAAAAGAAATTGTGAAAGATGTTGATGGAATATTCCACCAAGCAGGGTTAACTGACGTTCAAGAATCTTTTGCAAACAAAGAACTGTATTACAAAGTTAACGTTCTTGGAACTGAAAACATACTAAAACTTGCAAAAGAATTTGGGTTCAAGGTGGTTTTTGCCAGTAGTGCAAGCGTATATGGTAATGCATCCAAGATACCAATATCAGAGGATGCACAAAAAAACCCGCTCAATCCCTATGGTCAAACCAAGCTAGAATGCGAAAAGCTTTGTGAAAAATATGCCAAGCTTGGAGTTAGAATAACAGTTCTAAGATACTTTAACGTATTTGGACAAGGCCAGAACAAAGCCTATGCAGGCGTAATATCAAAATTTTTGGAAAATCTTGCTAACAAAAAACCTCCAATTATACATGGAGATGGCAACCAGATCAGAGATTTTGTATCTGTAGATGATGTGGTAAGAGCAAACCTTTTAGCTATGCTAAGTGATAGTCAAGGAACTTTTAACGTGGGATCTGGCACAGCCATATCAATAAAGGATCTGGCTGATATGATGATTCGTATGTCTGGGCTTGATATAAAACCCACATACGATGACGCACTAGAAGGTGATGTAATGCAAAGTCAGGCAGATATTGCCTTGATAAAAAAATTGAACTGGAAACCACAAACCAGCTTGGAAGAATGGCTAAAACATGTATTTGATAGCGGCGTTTTGATGCTAGAAACTAAATGA
- a CDS encoding antitoxin VapB family protein produces MPTRSLTIKEEAYQALKTKKKKGESFTDVILRLAENTGSARKLLEMMDELHSPNLADDIEVASKKFRKNFKTRNVKL; encoded by the coding sequence ATGCCTACAAGGTCACTTACAATAAAAGAAGAGGCGTACCAAGCCCTCAAAACCAAGAAGAAAAAGGGCGAGTCATTTACCGATGTCATACTACGGCTAGCTGAGAACACAGGCAGTGCGCGTAAATTGCTTGAAATGATGGACGAGTTGCATTCCCCTAATCTTGCAGATGATATTGAGGTAGCAAGCAAAAAGTTTCGTAAAAATTTCAAGACCCGCAACGTAAAGCTGTGA
- a CDS encoding type II toxin-antitoxin system VapC family toxin, protein MVCLDTDFLVAYLRGDPAAKSKLEDLYHRQEPIHTTTINAYEVYKGAYRANRASELAKVEKLLDALIILVFDRNSAKSAGNLENKSSPIGESDLLIASIAVSNKQILVTRNKKHFEKISGLKIESW, encoded by the coding sequence TTGGTTTGTCTTGATACGGATTTTTTGGTTGCGTATTTGAGAGGAGATCCTGCTGCCAAGTCCAAGCTAGAAGACCTTTATCACAGACAAGAACCGATACACACGACGACAATAAACGCCTATGAGGTCTACAAAGGAGCTTATAGAGCAAACCGTGCAAGTGAGCTTGCAAAAGTTGAAAAATTACTTGATGCACTCATAATTCTGGTATTTGATAGAAACTCAGCAAAGTCGGCCGGAAACCTTGAGAACAAGTCAAGTCCCATCGGAGAATCAGACCTTCTTATTGCAAGTATCGCCGTTTCAAACAAGCAGATACTAGTTACACGTAACAAAAAGCATTTTGAAAAGATTTCAGGATTAAAAATCGAAAGCTGGTAG